One genomic window of Punica granatum isolate Tunisia-2019 chromosome 1, ASM765513v2, whole genome shotgun sequence includes the following:
- the LOC116192251 gene encoding transmembrane protein 120 homolog yields MDNGVEPAVTDESASRLEDEVRRALEQAKELQDAASSFIAKSSSEEQSLRQRAASLDSNLRRLRSSIESQLRNKLLDPQLSDKLEEELQKARCIMFDGDASSFFPLKPQGRFLKMFLGPINVRATRKDVQLKVKEEYNSYRDRTALLFLLFPAVLLVLRSWIWKGCMPAFPVQLYQAWLLFLYTGLALRENILRVNGSDIRPWWIYHHYSAMIMALVSLTWEIKGPHCARKQRGVQLFLEWAMMQGVAMLLQNRYQRQRLYTRIALGKAKRMDVVWGETAGVAGQLWLLCPILFILQGFEAYVGLSLLKTAFVGVASEWQVVFCGMILVFMAVGNFVNTVKTLMTKSRFKAKMKRTKSKAEMD; encoded by the exons ATGGACAATGGAGTGGAACCGGCGGTGACGGATGAATCGGCCAGTAGACTGGAGGACGAGGTGAGGCGAGCGTTGGAACAGGCCAAGGAGCTCCAGGACGCCGCCTCCTCCTTCATAGCCAAGTCTTCCAGCGAGGAGCAGTCCCTCAGGCAGCGTGCCGCTTCGCTCGACTCCAACCTCCGCCGCCTCCGCTCCTCCATCGAATCCCAGCTCCGGAACAAGCTCTTGGATCCCCAACTCTCCGACAAG CTAGAAGAGGAATTACAGAAAGCAAGATGTATCATGTTTGATGGAGatgcttcttctttcttccctTTGAAACCTCAAG GAAGGTTTCTGAAGATGTTCCTTGGTCCAATCAATGTACGTGCCACTAGAAAAGATGTGCAGCTGAAGGTCAAAGAAGAATACAACAGTTACAGA GATAGGACCGcccttctctttcttcttttcccagCAGTACTATTAGTCTTGAGATCCTGGATATGGAAAGGATGCATGCCAGCCTTTCCTGTTCAGCTCTACCAG GCCTGGCTGTTATTCCTGTACACTGGGTTGGCATTGCGGGAGAATATACTGAGAGTGAATGGGAGTGATATTCGTCCATG GTGGATATATCATCACTATTCTGCTATGATTATGGCCCTTGTCAGCCTCACATGGGAGATTAAAGGACCACATTGTGCACGAAAGCAG AGAGGTGTACAACTCTTTCTGGAATGGGCTATGATGCAAGGTGTGGCAATGCTTCTGCAGAACAGATACCAACGTCAAAGACTTTACACTCGCATTGCGCTAGGAAAG GCTAAGAGAATGGATGTTGTCTGGGGAGAAACTGCTGGTGTCGCTGGTCAGTTGTGGCTTCTTTGTCCCATACTCTTCATCTTGCAG GGTTTTGAGGCTTACGTCGGCCTATCCTTGCTTAAGACAGCATTTGTAGGAGTGGCTTCTGAATGGCAG GTTGTGTTTTGTGGGATGATTTTGGTTTTCATGGCAGTGGGGAATTTCGTGAACACGGTCAAGACTCTCATGACAAAATCAAGGTTCAAGGCAAAGATGAAGAGAACAAAGAGCAAGGCGGAAATGGATTAG